The genomic interval AGTAACATCTATTCGGCATAATACCTGATTACACACTCCCTAAACTTAATAGCGGCCTTGGATAAATATCGAATAACGCATCACAACGTTTCCGAGTACAAGGATTCCACTTGTAAATTGCTTCCGCGTTCTTTTCCATTTCTTACAGAATCAGCACTTGACAAATCGTTAACCTAGTGTACAATATGATCATAGAGAATGAGACATGATATTTTAATAACGATATGAGGTTAAAACAATGGCGGAACAAAGAAAAAAAATGTTAGAATCCATGTTCAGATTGTCAAAGAAATTTTTGGAGACAATGAACAAACCAAAAAAATTTGGCACAGATAAACTGTTATACTCCTCAGAAATTCACACGCTCGAAATGATTGGTAAACATCCAGGCATAACCGTAACCGAACTAGCAGATCGACAAGGTATTTCCAAAAGTGCCCTGCCAAAAATCATTTATAAACTTATCCAAAAAGATTTGATCTATCGCTATCAAGAAGTCGGCAATAAAAAAAATATTCTTTTGAAATTGACCGACAAAGGCCGGATTGCTGTTCAACATCACTTCGAATTTCACGAAATCTTTGACAGCGGCATTATGAAAAAAATTAACGCATTAACGCCGGAAGAATATTTGTTTCTTAACGATATCGTGCAAAATCTTGAACAGTATATTGACCAAGTGGAGCAACAGGAATAAAAAATTCGCTTTATAGCTTCCCCTGTTAGACGATTAAAATACTGGTATGCTTAGCAACAAAAACCGGTAAATAAACCTTCTCCATCAGCATTCTTATTACTTTCCATTATTGTTCACCTAGTTAACGTTATTAGGGAAATAAACTTTCTTTATTAAAAGCTCTTTCAATATGACTTTCCCAAAGACTTAGAAGCCAAGCATGCATTTCACTATGCTTAAATGCCGGGCTACAACATTCATTTTCTCTTAACCAAAACCAATCTAGAGAAAGGAGGGTTTACTAGTGAATACTTCTGAATTACGGAAAAAACTCGATGGCAGATATAAATTAACCCGGCAGAGGGAGTTTATTTATCACATTCTTAGCAGTTACACAAGCCACCATCTTAGTGCCGAAGATATCTATAAAATTGTCCATGAACAATATCCAGAAATCGGCTTGGCTACCATCTACCGTACCCTGGAATTGTTCAGTACTTTGGCCGTTGTGCAAAAGCTCGATTTGGGCGATGGATGTCAGCGTTATGAACTGTACCCACTCCACCATCATCACCTGATTTGCAATGCCTGCGGCAAGGTTATTGAAGCCAGAGGGAAGCTTGCGGATACTGCTATGGATGCTGCTATAGATGATATGACAGATTTTTCAGTTCTGAATTATCAATTATATATATATATGGATATTGTAGGGATTGCCAAGTCAATCGAGACCACGCGAGTCTTCCCAAGTCCCCTCATCAGAATACGCTGTCACGTAGCAAGGTTGTCTAATCACATTTCTTTGTCCATCCATTTTTATTGCCTAGAGTAAAGCCAATCGTTCACCTGGTGTACAATATGATCACAAATAATCCCCCTTACTTTTTATTAAAAGCAACGATCCATCTGTATAACTACTATATATATCTGATTACAGTTAAAAATGTGATACTTCAGCAACAAGGATATCCTTTGCGAAAGTATGCGATCGACATCCTTATTTTTTAAGTTATCGTTCACCTGGTTAATCTTTTTATAAATTTCTGCCCCCTCCCCAGGCTTCTCTGACAATGATTTATCTTTTATTTGCAGATCAATTGAGATTTCTTAATATGCTTTTTGCTATGGTTGGTCTGCAATCAATCTTATTCTACTTACTTTACTAAAGGAGGAAGCTTCCTGTGCCACAGCATGAAAACATGCGCCAGCAAATCTTAATGATAGCCCTGACTGCATTTAATCAGTATGGAAACGCCCTAACGATGGACCAATTGACAGGTGGCCTGTCTGCCTGTCCCAATAGCCTGCATCCCTATTTTAACAACAAAACAGAATTAATCCGACAGTTAGTTAGTTTCACATTAACCAGAATTAGGAAACCAACTTTTTCATTAGCTCCTCTTTCCCTTACCGAGGAACTATGGGAGTTACTCGCTACATACCGTGAATTACTCACCGTTTTCAGTCATATTGCCCTACTTGATTTAAAACTGCATTCCCCTGAGGAATGGGGCAACCTCATGGAACTACGCGAGAGCCAATGGAAAAGAATTGCAGCCGCCATTAATTCGGGCATCGCCAGCGGGCAACTGCGCCCTGTCGATACCAAGCTAGTGCAAATAATGACTGACGGAATGCTTCTCGACCCCTTTCGTCAGGTGCCCCTCTCTCTAGCTGAGTTATTGGATATGCTGTTGTTTGGCATTGCCCGGCGAGCACCATAAATTCTCTTCCGGAAAAACAAATCGTATATAATAAGGAGTGTTTATATGTTCAATATGCGACTGAATCTCAGCCGAAAAAAATACTATTATGCCCTGGCCGCTTTAACGGCAGTCTGCCTACTGGCCGGGTTCATGGCAAAAACACATTTCGCAAAGGCGCCAATAAAATCGGAAAACCTCCCCGTAGTCCGCACCCAGCTGATTCAGTCAGATAATACGGAACAGAGTTACACCTATGCGGGGGAAGTACGCGGTCGCTATGAAAGTCAGTTGGCTTTCCAGGTCGCTGGCAAAATCATGAAACGCAATGTTCAGCTAGGCAGCATAGTCAATGCAGGCGATATGTTGATGCAAATAGATGCCAAAGACATCCAACAGGCTGTAAACAGTAATTCTGCGCAAGTATATTCGGCTCAATCACAGCTTAAACTTGCCGAAAATAATTTAAACCGCTACCGGCAATTACTGAGCGTCGGCGCAATCAGTCATGCCCAATATGACCAGTACGTCAATGCCTATGATGCCGCAACGGCATCGGTGCAGCAGGCGACAGCCCAATATGCACAAGGTACAAATCAACTGGATTACACTGTATTGACTGCGGGACAGGCAGGCGTTGTATCGGCGATCAACGCTGAGGCTGGTCAGGTTGTCAGCGCCGGTCAAACGGTGATTACCATTGTCCAGGACGGAGAGTTGGAGACTGAAATCAACGTCCCAGAAAATCGACTGGAAGAACTAAAAGATGCCGGGCAGCTCCACATTACATTCTGGGCCTTGCCCAACCTGACATTGAACGGTAAAGTGAGGGAAATCTCACCCATGGCTGACCCAACAACGCGTACCTTCAAAGTACGCGTCAGCCTGCTCAATCCGCCGCCATCTATCAAACTGGGTATGACGGCCACCGTTGTCTTAGCTGGCGACTCTGCCCAGCCTGCAGTTTCTATTCCATTGTCTGCACTCTATCAGACTGGTGATACGCCTGCAGTGTGGATTGTAAACGACAATATCCTGACACTGCGCCCTATCCAAACTGGGGCTTTCGGTGATAGCACGGTGCAAGTGCTGGCCGGACTGCAGACCGGTGACCGAATTGTCAGTGCCGGCGTTCATAAATTAGAAGAAGGGCAGCGGGTAAAAATAGCCGGTGATACGCTATGAACCATTTTAACCTTACCGCCTGGTCATTAAAACACAAGCAATTCATTTATTTCTTTATTGCTCTCTTCTTTGTGTCCGGTCTTTTCTCTTACAAAAATGTTGGACGCATGGAAGACCCGGATTTCGCCATTAAACAAATGATTGTCAGCGTTGCCTGGTCAGGAGCCACTGCCAGCCAAATGGAAGAGCAAGTTACGGATAAAATTGAAAAAAAGCTGCAGGACCTGCCTGGACTTGACTATCTGAAAAGTTACTCTACACCGGGACGCACGGTGATTTATATCAATCTCAAAGATCAAGTACCTGCCAAAGAGCTCCGAGGCAGATGGGTGGAAGCTCGCAATATGGTAAATGATATCAAAGGAACCTTGCCGGAGGGCGTTTCAGAGCCCAGCTTCAATGACCGATTTGACGAAGTATATGGTGTAGTCTATACGCTAACAGGAGATGGGTATACCTACGAGGAAATGCGGGAAAAAGCTGAAAAAATCCGTCGTATTTTCTTAAGCGTTCCCAGCGTGAGCAAAGTCCAGCTTTTGGGGATACAAACTGAAAAAATCTACATCGAAATTGAAAATAGCAAATTGGCTCGCTTAGGTCTTAATCCGTCCATAATCACAGCCGCTTTAAAAGAGCAAAATGCCATGGCCGCTGCCGGCATGCTGGAAACAGTATCCGATAATGCTTACTTACGTATTTCAGGAATGTTTGAAAATCTGGAAGACATCCGCACGACGCCCATTCAGGCAGGTGACCGTACCTTCCGCCTGGGAGACATCGCCAAAGTAACGCGCGCCTATGCCGAACCATCTGACCCGAAAATGTTTTATAACGGTCAGCCAGCCGTCGGTATTGCGCTGGCGATGGAACCTGGCGGCAACATTCTGACACTGGGTAAAAATCTTGATAATACGCTCTCCCAAATAAAACAAGAACTGCCGGCCGGGCTGGAAATCAATCAAACAGTCAATCAGCCAAATGTTGTAGAATCCTCCATTGGCGAATTTGTGGAATCTCTGGTCGAAGCGATCATCATTGTCTTGATCGTGAGTTTTGCCAGTCTGGGTATGAGGTCCGGCGTGGTCGTGGCTCTAACCATTCCTTTGGTCATTGCCATTACCTTTACCTTAATGTACTTATCAGGCATCGCCCTACAGAGCATCTCATTGGGAGCACTCATCATTGCACTAGGTTTACTAGTGGATGATGCCATCATTGCCACTGAAATGACGATCGTCAAACTAGAGCAAGGTTGGAGCCGCTTCGACGCTGCATGTTTTTCCTATACATCTACCGCCTATCCTCGTTTGACTGGTGCATTAATAACCTGCGCAGGCTTTATTCCCATCGGTTTTTCCAAAGGGCTTGCCGCCGAGTTTTGCGTCGATCTCTTTTGGGTTATCTTCTTCGCCCTCCTTGCTTCTTGGCTGGTAGCCGGAGCAGTCACACCTTTGCTCGGCTACCAGTTTATTAAAATAAACGCGAACCAGCAGGCAACCAGTGAAGGGCATGCACCTCATGACCTTTATGACACACCGTTTTATCGGCGATTTAAACGCTTGCTGCTGTGGTGCATGTGTCATCGAAAAGCCGTATTAACAGCTACTGCGGCCACATTTATCGGCTCTATCTTTCTCCTTGGATTTGTCAAACAGGAATTTTTTCCTCCTTCAAGTCGTCCAGAACTCATCATCCAGCTCAAATTACAGGAAGGTGCTTCCCTGACCAACACTGAAGAAGTGGCCCGTCAGTTTGCGAAAGAGTTAGACGGCGACCCGAATATTTCCTATTATACCTATCATGTAGGAGAAGGAGCGCCCCGCTTTGTGCTTAGCTTTGAACCAACCTTTAATAAATCAAATTTCGCCGAATTCATTGTAGTCACCAAGGATGTACAAGCCCGTAATGCACTGGCCGAAAAAGCAGAGCAATTATTAAACACCGAATTTACTGGTGTTCGGAGACATATCAAATTATTATTCACCGGAACGGGACCCGATTACCCTGTGATGTTGCGGGTAAAAGG from Massilibacillus massiliensis carries:
- a CDS encoding MarR family transcriptional regulator, which encodes MAEQRKKMLESMFRLSKKFLETMNKPKKFGTDKLLYSSEIHTLEMIGKHPGITVTELADRQGISKSALPKIIYKLIQKDLIYRYQEVGNKKNILLKLTDKGRIAVQHHFEFHEIFDSGIMKKINALTPEEYLFLNDIVQNLEQYIDQVEQQE
- a CDS encoding Fur family transcriptional regulator; the protein is MNTSELRKKLDGRYKLTRQREFIYHILSSYTSHHLSAEDIYKIVHEQYPEIGLATIYRTLELFSTLAVVQKLDLGDGCQRYELYPLHHHHLICNACGKVIEARGKLADTAMDAAIDDMTDFSVLNYQLYIYMDIVGIAKSIETTRVFPSPLIRIRCHVARLSNHISLSIHFYCLE
- a CDS encoding TetR/AcrR family transcriptional regulator, with protein sequence MPQHENMRQQILMIALTAFNQYGNALTMDQLTGGLSACPNSLHPYFNNKTELIRQLVSFTLTRIRKPTFSLAPLSLTEELWELLATYRELLTVFSHIALLDLKLHSPEEWGNLMELRESQWKRIAAAINSGIASGQLRPVDTKLVQIMTDGMLLDPFRQVPLSLAELLDMLLFGIARRAP
- a CDS encoding efflux RND transporter periplasmic adaptor subunit, producing the protein MFNMRLNLSRKKYYYALAALTAVCLLAGFMAKTHFAKAPIKSENLPVVRTQLIQSDNTEQSYTYAGEVRGRYESQLAFQVAGKIMKRNVQLGSIVNAGDMLMQIDAKDIQQAVNSNSAQVYSAQSQLKLAENNLNRYRQLLSVGAISHAQYDQYVNAYDAATASVQQATAQYAQGTNQLDYTVLTAGQAGVVSAINAEAGQVVSAGQTVITIVQDGELETEINVPENRLEELKDAGQLHITFWALPNLTLNGKVREISPMADPTTRTFKVRVSLLNPPPSIKLGMTATVVLAGDSAQPAVSIPLSALYQTGDTPAVWIVNDNILTLRPIQTGAFGDSTVQVLAGLQTGDRIVSAGVHKLEEGQRVKIAGDTL
- a CDS encoding efflux RND transporter permease subunit, translated to MNHFNLTAWSLKHKQFIYFFIALFFVSGLFSYKNVGRMEDPDFAIKQMIVSVAWSGATASQMEEQVTDKIEKKLQDLPGLDYLKSYSTPGRTVIYINLKDQVPAKELRGRWVEARNMVNDIKGTLPEGVSEPSFNDRFDEVYGVVYTLTGDGYTYEEMREKAEKIRRIFLSVPSVSKVQLLGIQTEKIYIEIENSKLARLGLNPSIITAALKEQNAMAAAGMLETVSDNAYLRISGMFENLEDIRTTPIQAGDRTFRLGDIAKVTRAYAEPSDPKMFYNGQPAVGIALAMEPGGNILTLGKNLDNTLSQIKQELPAGLEINQTVNQPNVVESSIGEFVESLVEAIIIVLIVSFASLGMRSGVVVALTIPLVIAITFTLMYLSGIALQSISLGALIIALGLLVDDAIIATEMTIVKLEQGWSRFDAACFSYTSTAYPRLTGALITCAGFIPIGFSKGLAAEFCVDLFWVIFFALLASWLVAGAVTPLLGYQFIKINANQQATSEGHAPHDLYDTPFYRRFKRLLLWCMCHRKAVLTATAATFIGSIFLLGFVKQEFFPPSSRPELIIQLKLQEGASLTNTEEVARQFAKELDGDPNISYYTYHVGEGAPRFVLSFEPTFNKSNFAEFIVVTKDVQARNALAEKAEQLLNTEFTGVRRHIKLLFTGTGPDYPVMLRVKGPDHEKVREIAEQIRTVMTAHSATQNVNLNWNEKSKVMHLEVDQAKAKALGLSSHELATSLQTQLSGAPITEFREHDRTVRMVLRFAETDRNNPERIKDLNIHIGNGKYVPLDQIATIRYDAEEGLIYRRDLLPMILVQAELKPMSKLTGSDVTKQVYGSLQELRSSLPAGYSIEFDGATERSIKSSKFLAEPIPAMMLIIMILLMTQLQSTPKMLLTLLTAPLGIIGVSISLLLTGSPMGFVVQLGILALFGIIMRNTVILMDQIEQHLVAGDSVWDAIVSATISRFRPIMLTAAAAILGMIPLVPSTLWGSMAIAIAGGLLGATILTLLVLPVMYAAWYKAQPSDDIKNNSLNASKKST